The genomic region TTCCAGAAAAAACACTTCCAAAGATCCCAACGGCAAGTTCTACCCAAACTAGAAGAAATAAGAGTATTATACCGCTATACAAAACAATTCTACTCTTTTTACTTTTTACAGATCTGTAAATAAGCTCGCAGGTAATTCCCACACCAGTCAATAAAATTCCCATAACCAAGAAGTCGGTAATGGACCAATTTACCTCATTGGTAAATTGCATGGCCGTAAGTGGTATTAATAGTAATAAACCAATGGAAACAAAGATAAGAGGTAGTCTCGAGTTTTGCTTTCTAAGGACGTTCATCGTTTTTATTCTTTTTACATTTTTGACTGCAATATTTAACATTTTCCCAATCTCTTTCCCACTTTTTTCGCCAAGTAAATGGTCGTTTACAAGTTTCACAGATTTTAACCGGGAGATGACTTTTTTTCATTCTTTAAATACTTTTTCTAAGATACAAAAAGGAGGACAAATTTTTCTAAAATATTTTCGGAAAGTTTTTGCAATCCAGGATTTGCATTTTTTTTTCAATAATTTTCAAGTTACTCTTCTGTTCGAAGTCAATTAAGGTGTTGTGCTTTTGAAACCCAATTTCTACTTTTCATTTTCGGTATTAAATAAATTTGTTGAATTCACTGTTAAATGATAGCATAAAGTCGTATCTTACAGTTAATTATCAACAAAAAAATATCAACATGAAAAAATTAGTATTACTCGTAATGGCTGTTGGAGCCATTTCCTTTATCAGTTGTGATGCCACAAAATCTGCTTCAGATTCTGCATCGGATATGTCTACCCAAGCATCCAGCACCATGGATGATGCTTCCAGCCAAATGGATGACGCATCAGATAAAATGGACGATATGTCTAATATGAGCACAGATGAGATGAAGTCTTACCTCATGAACAATGAAGATGCTCAACAAAAGCTTAAAACTGAACTTATCAATAACAAATCTGAAGTTCAGAAAAAGGCAATCGATTATGTAAAAACAAATCCGGAAGCTAAGTCTAAAGTTGCAGGATTTTTAAAGCAAAATCCAAATGCCAAGGGGAAATTATTGGAATATGTATTCAGCAATCCCGAATTAACCAATAAACTAATGAGCTATATTGGGAGCAATCCCGAGCTGTTAAAGCAGGCGATGAGTTTAATTGGAATGTAGGAAACATTTTTAATCCAACCGAAAAACATAAGCATCTGCTGTTTCATGCTTTATTAGTCTTGCAATAGCACTTTGCTAAATCGGGTTGATGAGATGGTAGATGGTCATCCTGAACTTGTCGAAGGATATTTCTTTTGTAAGAACTTCGACAAGTTCGGTGTGACATTTAAGTATACAATTGTCTTGAAATTAAGCTTTTTCCAAAAGAGCCATATAAAAGCCATCGAATCCAGAAACAGATGCGAGCACCTTTTTATCTTTTATGAGTTTAAAGTCTTTTCCATTTTCAGAATTTAAAAACGTCTGTACTTGTTCTTGATTTTCTGAAGGGAGTATAGAGCAAGTAGCATAAACCATTTTACCTCCCGCTTTTACCATTTTAGAATAATCAGCAAGAATTTGCTGCTGGGTTTGTTTAATATTGTCAATAAATTCTGGTTGCAATTTCCATTTAGCATCAGGATTTCTTCTTAAAACACCGAGTCCGCTACAAGGCGCATCGATAAGAACCCTATCCATTGCGTTATGTAGTTTTTTAATAACCTTTGTTGAATCTATTTCTCGGGTTTCTATATTGTGCACATCGTTTCTTCGTGCTCTACGTTTTAATTCTTTAAGTTTATTGCCATAAATATCCAAAGCAATAATTTGCCCTTTATTTTCCATTTTGGCGGCCAGGTGAAGCGATTTTCCTCCGGCACCGGCACACGCATCTGCTACCCGCATTCCAGGCTGCACATCTAAAAAATCTGCAACCAGTTGGGAAGAAGCGTCTTGTACCTCAAATAGTCCGTTTTTAAAAGCTTCTGTTTTAAAAATATTACCGCGTTCTTTTAATTGTAAAGCATCGGGATATCCTTTAAGGGGAAGTGTTTCAATTTCTTCTTCCGCTAAAATATCTTGCAAAGCATGCTTGTTTGTTTTTAGGGTATTTACACGCAAGATTACATCGGCTTGTTGATTGAGTGCATGTAGCTCCTTGCTCCAGGTAGCTTCGCCCAATTCCTTCTCACCGAGTTCGTCCAACCAATCGGGGATGGACTCTTTGTATTTCCTTATTTTTGAAAGTTCGTCGAAACGGCCTTTTATACGTCTGTTTGGAGTGCCTTCCAGTTGCTTCCAATCGGGTAGTTTTATCCCTTTAAGTACCGCCCAAACCGCAAAAATACGCCAAAGGTTTTCCCTGGTAAAAGGTTCTTTTACCTCTGCAATTTCAGCATATAAACGTTTCCATCTTACAATGTCGTAGGTTGTTTCGGCAATAAAACCCCGATCGCGGGCGCCCCATCTTTTGTCGCGTTTTAGTAATTGTTCAACAACCTTATCGGCATATTTATTTTCGTTAAAAATGAGTTGTAGACCGTCTATTACGGCATAAACTAGATTTCTGTGCAATCGCATACTCTTCAATTTAAATTATTTCAAATCTTTTTTCAGAAATAATTGAGTGCAAAGGTATTGCTTTGTAAGCGATAAAACTTATTTTTAGCCCAAATTATACCGCTTTGAAAAAAATATTAATTTTAGGTTTATTACTTCTGGTGGCCTGTGGAAAAGAAAAATTTATCCCAAATAATTATTCTGAAGTTGTTGTTGAAGAAATTTACAGCGATTCGGTAAGTATACGTGCCCTTACTTTAATGCAGGGAAGTGTTGGTTTTGCTGGATCTGGAAACATTTTTGGAATTTATAATATTCCTGAAGCCAAGGTAATAACCCAAAAAATGAAGCAGGATTCGTTAGCGTTGGAATTTCGGG from Galbibacter sp. BG1 harbors:
- a CDS encoding RsmB/NOP family class I SAM-dependent RNA methyltransferase, with translation MRLHRNLVYAVIDGLQLIFNENKYADKVVEQLLKRDKRWGARDRGFIAETTYDIVRWKRLYAEIAEVKEPFTRENLWRIFAVWAVLKGIKLPDWKQLEGTPNRRIKGRFDELSKIRKYKESIPDWLDELGEKELGEATWSKELHALNQQADVILRVNTLKTNKHALQDILAEEEIETLPLKGYPDALQLKERGNIFKTEAFKNGLFEVQDASSQLVADFLDVQPGMRVADACAGAGGKSLHLAAKMENKGQIIALDIYGNKLKELKRRARRNDVHNIETREIDSTKVIKKLHNAMDRVLIDAPCSGLGVLRRNPDAKWKLQPEFIDNIKQTQQQILADYSKMVKAGGKMVYATCSILPSENQEQVQTFLNSENGKDFKLIKDKKVLASVSGFDGFYMALLEKA
- a CDS encoding DUF2256 domain-containing protein, whose protein sequence is MKKSHLPVKICETCKRPFTWRKKWERDWENVKYCSQKCKKNKNDERP